From Pseudomonas sp. FP2335, the proteins below share one genomic window:
- a CDS encoding NAD(P)H-dependent glycerol-3-phosphate dehydrogenase gives MTEQRPIAVLGGGSFGTAVANLLAENGHVVRQWMRDPEQAEAIRVHRENPRYLKGIKIHPAVEPVTDLLATLTDCDLCFVALPSSALRTVLAPHAERLAGKLLVSLTKGIEAQTFMLMSEILAEIAPQARIGVLSGPNLAREVAEHALTATVIASEDEELCERVQAVLHGRTFRVYASGDRFGVELGGALKNVYAIIAGMAVALGMGENTKSMLITRALAEMTRFAVNQGANPMTFLGLAGVGDLIVTCSSPKSRNYQVGFALGQGLSLEDAVTRLGEVAEGVNTLKVLKAKAQEVGVYMPLVAGLHAILFEGRTLNQVIELLMRAEPKTDVDFISTSGFN, from the coding sequence ATGACTGAACAGCGCCCTATTGCGGTCCTTGGAGGCGGAAGTTTTGGCACCGCCGTGGCTAACCTGCTGGCGGAGAACGGCCACGTGGTACGCCAGTGGATGCGTGATCCCGAGCAGGCCGAAGCCATCCGGGTGCACCGCGAAAATCCCCGTTACCTTAAAGGCATCAAGATCCACCCGGCGGTCGAGCCGGTGACGGACTTGCTGGCGACACTGACGGACTGCGACCTGTGCTTCGTCGCGCTGCCGTCCAGCGCGTTGCGCACGGTACTGGCGCCCCACGCCGAGCGCCTGGCGGGCAAGCTGCTGGTCAGCCTGACCAAGGGCATCGAGGCGCAGACCTTCATGCTGATGAGCGAAATCCTCGCCGAGATCGCTCCCCAGGCGCGTATTGGCGTGCTGTCCGGGCCGAACCTGGCGCGGGAAGTCGCCGAACACGCGCTGACCGCCACGGTCATCGCCAGTGAAGACGAAGAGCTGTGCGAGCGCGTGCAGGCGGTGTTGCACGGGCGTACCTTCCGCGTCTACGCCAGTGGCGACCGGTTTGGCGTCGAGTTGGGCGGTGCGTTGAAAAACGTCTACGCGATCATCGCCGGCATGGCGGTGGCGCTGGGCATGGGCGAAAACACCAAGAGCATGCTGATCACCCGCGCCCTGGCCGAGATGACCCGCTTTGCGGTCAACCAGGGCGCCAACCCGATGACCTTTCTCGGGCTGGCGGGCGTGGGCGACTTGATCGTCACCTGCTCGTCGCCGAAAAGCCGCAACTACCAAGTCGGTTTCGCCCTGGGCCAGGGCTTGAGCCTGGAAGACGCGGTGACGCGCCTGGGTGAAGTGGCCGAAGGCGTCAACACCCTCAAGGTCCTCAAGGCCAAGGCCCAGGAAGTCGGGGTGTACATGCCGTTGGTTGCCGGGTTGCATGCGATCCTGTTTGAAGGGCGCACCTTGAACCAGGTGATCGAGTTGTTGATGCGCGCCGAACCGAAAACCGATGTCGACTTTATTTCCACCAGTGGTTTCAACTGA
- a CDS encoding DUF4389 domain-containing protein has protein sequence MNDPKAAPKYESIVLRILWMLVFALVWQVAQFLLGALVVVQLIYRLIYGAPNLGLMNFGDSLSQFLAQIGRFGSFHTEQKPWPFADWPTPRAPEGEAAHSVPPAPHPVRDEEPKL, from the coding sequence ATGAACGATCCGAAAGCAGCGCCCAAGTACGAATCCATTGTCCTGCGCATCCTGTGGATGCTGGTGTTTGCCCTGGTGTGGCAAGTCGCGCAGTTCCTGCTCGGCGCGTTGGTGGTGGTGCAGTTGATCTACCGCTTGATCTACGGCGCGCCCAACCTGGGCCTGATGAACTTTGGCGATAGCCTCAGCCAGTTCCTTGCGCAGATCGGCCGTTTCGGCAGCTTCCATACCGAGCAAAAGCCCTGGCCGTTCGCCGATTGGCCAACCCCGCGCGCACCCGAGGGCGAAGCCGCCCACAGCGTGCCGCCGGCACCGCACCCGGTGCGTGATGAAGAGCCGAAACTGTGA
- the sixA gene encoding phosphohistidine phosphatase SixA, translating into MKLWILRHGEAEGHARTDAERNLTEHGRGEVLRSAAHLIGQPISAIIASPYVRAQQTAQLVRQALGFEPQIRTVPWLTPEGNPLQVLEQLDTDDNVLLVSHQPLVGSLISFLQHGHQRQPQPMHTASLAELEGDFPLAGLMSLVSVKNP; encoded by the coding sequence GTGAAGCTGTGGATTCTGCGCCACGGTGAAGCCGAAGGGCACGCCCGCACGGATGCCGAGCGCAATCTCACCGAGCACGGTCGCGGCGAAGTGTTGCGCAGCGCCGCGCACCTGATCGGCCAGCCCATCAGCGCAATCATCGCCAGCCCCTATGTGCGTGCGCAGCAGACCGCGCAGCTGGTGCGCCAGGCGCTCGGCTTTGAGCCACAGATCCGTACGGTGCCGTGGCTGACCCCCGAGGGCAATCCGTTGCAGGTGCTCGAACAACTCGACACGGATGACAATGTGCTGCTGGTCAGCCACCAGCCTTTGGTGGGCAGCCTGATCAGCTTTTTGCAACACGGCCATCAGCGCCAGCCGCAACCGATGCACACCGCAAGCCTCGCGGAACTGGAAGGGGATTTTCCGCTGGCGGGGCTGATGAGCCTGGTCAGCGTCAAAAATCCGTAG
- a CDS encoding AMP-binding protein, which produces MPVAFRLPLQVFFEREARHPRQTFLVQPVGGGEVQRLSWAEVGHQARCAAHWLRARELPHGSHIALISKNCAHWIIADLAIWMAGHVCVPLYPNLTADSVAHVLTHSEAALAFIGKLDDWPAMAPGVPKGVPTISLPLCPVGAFDFRWADLQACSPIQDNPTPAASDLATIIYTSGTTGLPKGVMHSFGALGFAATRGTELFGLGEGDRLLSYLPLCHVAERMFVEMAAIYTGQTVFFAQSLDTFLTDLRRARPTALFGVPRIWTKFQLGVYAKIPQKRLDLLLRLPFIGKRIGHKVLAGLGLDQLRIALSGAAPVPEALLRWYQRLGLDVLEVYGMTESCGYSHVCRPGQQTIGWIGLPCPGVEVRIDASGEVQVRSGATMLGYFKDPEKTAETLTADGFLRTGDKGEQDADGRLRLTGRLKEIFKTSKGKYVAPAPIENRLAEHAHIEQVCVVGDGLGAPIGLCVLSTLDLDRQTLRASLERWLEQVNQALDKHERLGQLVVVKDSWAVENGFLTPTLKIKRNVIESTYGAHLQTWSERSESVLWQD; this is translated from the coding sequence ATGCCCGTCGCTTTTCGTTTGCCGTTGCAGGTCTTCTTTGAACGCGAAGCGCGCCATCCGCGCCAGACTTTCCTGGTGCAGCCGGTCGGCGGCGGCGAAGTGCAACGCCTGTCCTGGGCCGAGGTGGGCCATCAGGCCCGTTGCGCCGCGCACTGGCTGCGCGCCCGAGAGTTGCCCCACGGTTCGCACATTGCCCTGATCTCGAAAAACTGCGCGCACTGGATCATTGCCGACCTGGCGATCTGGATGGCCGGGCACGTCTGCGTCCCCCTTTACCCCAACCTCACCGCCGATTCCGTCGCCCATGTGCTGACGCACTCCGAGGCAGCGCTGGCGTTTATCGGCAAGCTGGACGACTGGCCCGCGATGGCACCGGGCGTGCCGAAGGGGGTGCCGACCATCAGCCTGCCGCTATGCCCGGTGGGCGCTTTCGATTTCCGCTGGGCCGACTTGCAGGCCTGCTCGCCGATCCAGGATAACCCCACGCCTGCGGCGTCGGACCTCGCGACCATCATCTATACCTCCGGCACCACCGGCTTGCCCAAGGGTGTGATGCACAGCTTCGGCGCCCTGGGGTTCGCGGCCACGCGCGGCACTGAATTATTTGGGCTGGGGGAGGGCGACCGCTTGTTGTCGTACTTGCCGCTGTGCCATGTGGCCGAACGGATGTTTGTGGAAATGGCGGCCATCTATACCGGGCAAACAGTATTTTTCGCGCAAAGCCTTGATACGTTTCTGACTGACCTGCGCCGGGCGCGGCCGACGGCGTTGTTTGGCGTGCCACGTATCTGGACCAAATTCCAGCTGGGCGTCTACGCCAAGATCCCGCAAAAACGCCTCGACTTGCTGTTGCGCCTGCCATTTATCGGTAAGCGCATCGGCCATAAAGTGCTGGCAGGCCTCGGCCTGGATCAGTTGCGCATTGCCCTGTCCGGTGCGGCGCCCGTGCCCGAAGCGCTGCTGCGCTGGTATCAGCGCCTGGGCCTGGATGTGCTGGAGGTGTACGGCATGACCGAGAGCTGCGGCTACTCCCATGTGTGTCGTCCCGGCCAGCAGACAATCGGCTGGATCGGCCTGCCGTGCCCTGGGGTTGAAGTGCGCATCGACGCCTCGGGCGAAGTGCAGGTGCGCAGTGGCGCGACCATGCTCGGCTATTTCAAGGACCCCGAGAAAACCGCCGAGACCCTCACTGCCGACGGCTTTCTGCGTACCGGCGACAAGGGCGAGCAGGATGCCGACGGCCGCCTGCGCCTGACCGGGCGGCTCAAGGAAATCTTCAAGACCAGCAAAGGCAAATATGTGGCGCCGGCGCCGATTGAAAACCGCCTGGCCGAACACGCGCACATCGAGCAGGTGTGCGTGGTCGGCGATGGCCTGGGCGCGCCGATAGGCTTGTGCGTGCTGTCGACGCTGGACCTCGACCGGCAAACCCTGCGCGCCAGCCTGGAGCGCTGGTTGGAACAGGTCAACCAGGCGCTGGATAAACATGAGCGCCTGGGCCAGTTGGTGGTGGTCAAGGACAGCTGGGCAGTGGAGAACGGGTTCCTGACGCCGACCCTGAAGATCAAGCGCAACGTGATCGAATCGACTTACGGTGCACATTTGCAAACCTGGAGCGAGCGTTCCGAATCGGTTCTGTGGCAGGATTAG
- a CDS encoding hotdog fold thioesterase, whose amino-acid sequence MGLWRTQPNIEQLNAIQKNTIGELLDIRFESFDDESLTASMVVDPRTHQPYGLLHGGASVVLAESVGSMAAYLCIDASKFYCVGLEVNANHLRGVRNGRVTAVARAIHIGRTTQVWDIRLTNDEGKTSCVSRLTMAVVPLGEQPPAR is encoded by the coding sequence ATGGGCTTGTGGCGCACCCAACCGAACATCGAACAACTCAACGCGATCCAGAAAAACACCATCGGTGAACTGCTGGATATTCGCTTCGAAAGCTTCGACGACGAATCCCTGACGGCCAGCATGGTGGTCGACCCGCGCACCCATCAGCCCTATGGCCTGCTGCACGGTGGCGCCTCGGTGGTACTGGCGGAAAGCGTCGGCTCCATGGCGGCCTACCTGTGCATCGATGCCAGCAAGTTCTATTGCGTGGGCCTGGAGGTCAACGCCAACCACCTGCGCGGTGTGCGCAACGGGCGGGTCACGGCGGTGGCGCGAGCGATCCACATCGGGCGTACCACCCAGGTATGGGACATCCGCTTGACCAATGATGAAGGCAAAACCAGCTGCGTCTCGCGCCTGACCATGGCCGTGGTGCCCCTGGGCGAGCAGCCGCCGGCGCGATAG
- a CDS encoding alpha/beta fold hydrolase: MSQHVFFAHANGFPSATYGKLFAALAPEYAVAHLPQHGHDPRFPVDDNWQNLVDELIHHLEQQPEPVWGVGHSLGGVLHLHAAMRCPQMYRGVVMLDSPVLTRADRWVIRAAKRFGFIDRLTPAGRTLGRREEFHDLDSARSYFAGKTLFRGFDPECFDAYLQHGLQQVGDRLRLRFDPATEISIYRGVPHTSPGQVRQLKVPLAVVRGRQSRVVMRHHASGVDRMPMGEMLTMPGGHMFPLERPQDTATLIKNLFARWQARERSCA; this comes from the coding sequence ATGTCGCAGCACGTGTTTTTTGCCCACGCCAATGGTTTCCCTTCGGCTACGTACGGCAAGTTGTTTGCCGCTCTGGCCCCGGAGTATGCGGTGGCGCATTTGCCGCAGCACGGTCACGACCCCAGGTTTCCGGTGGACGATAACTGGCAGAACCTGGTGGACGAATTGATCCATCATCTGGAGCAACAGCCGGAGCCGGTATGGGGCGTGGGTCATTCCCTCGGCGGTGTGTTGCACCTGCACGCGGCCATGCGTTGCCCGCAGATGTACCGCGGTGTGGTGATGCTCGACTCGCCCGTGCTGACCCGCGCCGACCGCTGGGTGATCCGCGCGGCCAAGCGTTTTGGCTTCATCGACCGCCTGACCCCGGCCGGGCGCACCCTGGGCCGGCGAGAAGAGTTCCACGACCTGGACAGCGCACGCAGCTACTTCGCGGGCAAGACCCTGTTTCGCGGTTTTGATCCGGAATGTTTCGACGCGTACCTGCAACACGGCTTGCAGCAAGTGGGCGATCGCCTGCGCTTGCGCTTCGACCCGGCCACCGAAATCAGCATCTACCGCGGTGTGCCCCACACCAGCCCCGGCCAGGTCCGCCAGTTGAAAGTGCCGCTGGCAGTGGTGCGTGGGCGCCAGAGCCGCGTGGTGATGCGTCACCACGCCAGCGGCGTCGACCGCATGCCCATGGGCGAAATGCTCACCATGCCCGGCGGCCATATGTTCCCGCTGGAACGTCCCCAGGACACTGCGACCTTGATCAAGAACCTGTTCGCCCGCTGGCAGGCCCGCGAGCGCAGTTGCGCATGA
- a CDS encoding alpha/beta hydrolase gives MSTPVEEVRLSLPHIELAAHLFGPEDGLPVIALHGWLDNANSFARLAPQLQGLRIVALDMAGHGHSAHRPAGAGYALWDYVHDVLQVAEQLGWKRFALLGHSLGAIVSLVLAGALPERVTHLGLIDGVIPPTASGEHAAERLGMALLAQMNLQDKRKPVYGSLDRAVEARMKGVVAVSREAAELLAQRGLMPVPGGYTWRTDSRLTLTSPMRLTDEQAMSFVRRVACPTQLVVAADGMLAKHPELLSQLPFTVTTLPGGHHLHLNDAPGAALVADCFNRFFSTP, from the coding sequence ATGAGTACGCCGGTCGAGGAAGTGCGCCTGAGCCTGCCCCATATCGAGTTGGCGGCTCACTTGTTTGGTCCCGAAGACGGCTTGCCGGTGATCGCCCTGCATGGCTGGCTGGACAACGCCAACAGCTTTGCACGGTTGGCGCCGCAGTTGCAGGGCTTGCGCATCGTGGCGTTGGACATGGCCGGGCATGGGCATTCGGCGCATCGTCCTGCCGGGGCCGGTTATGCCTTGTGGGATTACGTCCACGATGTGCTGCAAGTCGCCGAACAATTGGGCTGGAAACGTTTTGCATTACTTGGCCACTCCCTCGGCGCCATCGTCTCCCTGGTGCTGGCCGGCGCGCTGCCTGAGCGCGTGACGCATCTGGGATTGATCGACGGCGTGATCCCGCCGACCGCCAGTGGCGAGCACGCCGCCGAGCGCCTGGGCATGGCGCTGCTGGCGCAAATGAACCTGCAGGACAAGCGCAAGCCGGTCTACGGCAGCCTGGATCGCGCTGTGGAAGCGCGCATGAAAGGCGTGGTCGCCGTCAGCCGTGAAGCCGCCGAACTGCTGGCCCAGCGCGGTTTGATGCCGGTGCCGGGCGGTTACACCTGGCGCACCGATAGCCGCCTGACCCTGACCTCGCCGATGCGCCTGACGGATGAACAAGCCATGTCTTTCGTGCGGCGGGTGGCGTGCCCTACGCAGTTGGTGGTGGCTGCCGACGGCATGCTGGCGAAACATCCGGAATTGCTTTCCCAGCTACCCTTCACCGTAACCACACTGCCGGGCGGCCATCATTTGCACCTGAATGACGCGCCCGGCGCCGCTCTTGTTGCAGACTGTTTCAATCGGTTCTTCTCCACGCCTTGA
- a CDS encoding DUF4892 domain-containing protein, with protein MSVRNGCIRILGLSLLSPLVFAADVPGSQDLPTVARQIDAQIVDYRPAEEKERIYPMGAIRKISGQLRYEGQATARGQATAITYELPAEHSSSAAFTATREALQAKGAQLLFWCQARDCGESSLWANEVFGNAKLVGADGQQEYLLLRLAAPQDNALIALYGITRGNRRAYLHVEQLDASAPLGVLLPTSATLLRELKSTGELDFPALGAEPDPTWLTLISRGLNLDTTLRVSLTGPTAEAWRQGLIDSGVRAARLESGTGAAKGLHLHLIR; from the coding sequence ATGAGCGTGCGCAACGGCTGTATCCGTATCCTCGGGCTGAGCCTGCTCAGCCCATTGGTATTCGCCGCCGACGTGCCGGGAAGCCAGGACCTGCCCACCGTAGCCCGTCAAATCGATGCACAGATCGTCGATTACCGCCCCGCCGAAGAAAAGGAGCGTATCTACCCCATGGGCGCGATCCGCAAGATCAGCGGCCAGTTGCGCTACGAAGGCCAGGCCACCGCACGCGGCCAAGCCACCGCGATTACCTATGAATTGCCTGCCGAGCACAGCTCCAGCGCCGCGTTTACCGCGACCCGCGAAGCGTTGCAGGCGAAGGGCGCGCAGCTGTTGTTCTGGTGCCAGGCCCGCGATTGCGGCGAAAGCAGCCTGTGGGCCAATGAAGTGTTCGGCAACGCCAAGCTGGTGGGTGCTGATGGCCAGCAGGAATACCTGCTCCTGCGTCTGGCCGCCCCGCAAGACAATGCCCTGATCGCCTTGTACGGCATTACCCGTGGCAACCGGCGTGCCTACCTGCATGTGGAGCAACTGGACGCCAGCGCGCCACTGGGCGTCCTGCTGCCCACGTCGGCCACCTTGCTGCGTGAACTGAAAAGCACCGGCGAGCTGGACTTCCCAGCCTTGGGCGCCGAGCCCGACCCCACCTGGCTGACCCTGATTTCCCGCGGACTCAACCTCGACACCACGTTGCGTGTGAGTTTGACCGGGCCCACGGCCGAAGCCTGGCGCCAGGGCCTGATCGACAGCGGCGTACGCGCCGCGCGCCTGGAATCCGGCACCGGCGCTGCCAAGGGCCTGCACCTGCATCTGATACGCTAG
- a CDS encoding AI-2E family transporter — MLNNDRLLVQILLLVLFGASFWVMAPFWSALFWGAVLAFASWPLMRLLTRVLGGRESLAAGILTLGWMLLVAVPLVWLGFNLADHVRDAVALIKDIQVDGLPEAPTWLGSIPFVGERLVAMWNSIDQQGAALMVTLKPYLGQVGNWLLARSAQIGGGILELTLSLVFVFFFYRDGPRLAMFVHRLLERLIGERAGYYIELVAGTVQRVVNGVIGTAAAQALLALIGFLIAGVPGALVLGIVTFLLSLIPMGPPLVWIPATAWLAWKGDYTYAVFLGVWGTFIISGVDNVLKPYLISRGGNLPLVIVLLGVFGGLIAFGFIGLFIGPTLLAVAYSLLMDWSATQAQSRREDKPL, encoded by the coding sequence ATGCTCAATAACGATCGCCTGCTGGTGCAAATCCTGCTGCTGGTGCTGTTTGGTGCCAGCTTCTGGGTCATGGCGCCGTTCTGGTCGGCGCTGTTCTGGGGCGCGGTGCTGGCGTTTGCCAGCTGGCCGCTGATGCGCTTGCTGACCCGCGTGCTGGGTGGCCGCGAATCCCTGGCCGCCGGCATCCTGACCCTGGGCTGGATGCTGCTGGTGGCGGTGCCGCTGGTGTGGCTGGGGTTCAACCTGGCGGATCATGTGCGCGATGCCGTGGCGCTGATCAAGGATATTCAGGTCGATGGCCTGCCCGAGGCGCCGACCTGGCTGGGCTCGATTCCCTTTGTCGGTGAGCGGCTGGTAGCGATGTGGAACAGCATCGACCAGCAGGGCGCCGCGTTGATGGTCACGCTCAAACCCTACCTGGGCCAGGTCGGCAACTGGTTGCTGGCGCGCAGTGCGCAGATTGGCGGTGGCATCCTGGAGCTGACCCTGAGCCTGGTGTTCGTGTTCTTTTTCTACCGTGACGGGCCGCGCCTGGCGATGTTCGTGCACCGTTTGCTGGAGCGCCTGATCGGCGAGCGTGCGGGCTATTACATCGAACTGGTGGCAGGCACCGTGCAGCGGGTGGTCAACGGCGTGATCGGTACCGCCGCCGCCCAGGCCCTGCTGGCGCTGATTGGCTTCCTGATCGCCGGGGTCCCGGGCGCGCTGGTATTGGGCATCGTCACCTTCCTGCTCAGCCTGATCCCCATGGGGCCGCCGCTGGTGTGGATCCCGGCCACGGCCTGGCTGGCGTGGAAGGGCGACTACACCTATGCGGTGTTTCTGGGGGTGTGGGGTACGTTCATCATCAGCGGCGTGGACAACGTGCTCAAGCCGTACCTGATCAGCCGAGGTGGCAACCTGCCGTTGGTGATCGTGCTGCTTGGGGTGTTCGGCGGCCTGATTGCGTTTGGGTTTATCGGATTGTTTATCGGCCCGACGTTGTTGGCGGTGGCGTATAGCTTGCTGATGGATTGGAGTGCGACCCAGGCCCAAAGCCGCCGGGAAGACAAGCCTCTGTAA
- a CDS encoding HAMP domain-containing sensor histidine kinase, whose translation MRAPFNTLFGRLFGVLLVAIILAHVLAIAWFRHYGPPPPPPQETFVEQPDGRMVPLNKEHRRPWFGGPVVPLTFQFISLIIAAWYGAKLLSRPIQRLSEAAERLSLDLDSPPLDESGPREAKQAASTFNLMQRRIREQVSQRARMLGAVSHDLRTPLSRLKLRLEQIEDPKLQGQMRQDLNDMIGMLDATLSYLHEQRTSETRHWLDVQALVESMSENAQDQGCDVQFAGTCVPLQVQPMALRSCLNNLIDNALRYAGTARVELEDSREALIIRVIDHGPGIAADQRETVFEAFYRLEGSRNRNSGGVGLGMTISRDAAERLGGRLSLEETPGGGLTAVMWLPRT comes from the coding sequence ATGCGCGCCCCCTTCAATACGCTGTTTGGGCGACTGTTCGGCGTATTGCTGGTGGCAATCATCCTGGCCCACGTGTTGGCGATCGCCTGGTTCCGCCACTACGGCCCGCCACCGCCGCCGCCCCAGGAGACCTTTGTCGAACAGCCGGACGGCCGCATGGTGCCGCTGAACAAGGAACATCGCCGCCCCTGGTTTGGCGGCCCGGTGGTGCCGCTGACGTTCCAGTTCATCTCACTGATCATTGCCGCCTGGTACGGCGCCAAGCTGCTGAGCCGGCCGATCCAGCGCCTGAGCGAAGCGGCCGAACGCCTGAGTCTGGACCTCGACAGCCCGCCCCTCGACGAGTCCGGGCCACGTGAAGCGAAACAAGCGGCATCGACCTTCAACCTGATGCAACGGCGTATCCGCGAACAGGTCAGCCAACGTGCGCGCATGCTCGGCGCCGTGTCCCATGACCTGCGCACGCCGCTGTCGCGCCTCAAGCTGCGCCTGGAGCAGATTGAAGACCCCAAGTTGCAGGGCCAGATGCGCCAGGACCTCAACGACATGATCGGCATGCTCGACGCGACCCTGAGCTACCTGCACGAGCAACGCACCAGCGAGACCCGGCATTGGCTCGACGTGCAGGCACTGGTCGAGTCCATGAGCGAGAACGCCCAGGACCAGGGCTGCGACGTGCAATTCGCCGGCACCTGCGTGCCGTTGCAGGTGCAGCCGATGGCCTTGCGCTCGTGCCTCAACAACCTGATCGACAACGCGTTGCGCTACGCCGGCACGGCGCGGGTGGAACTGGAGGACAGCCGTGAGGCCCTGATCATCCGCGTGATCGACCACGGCCCGGGGATTGCCGCCGATCAGCGTGAGACAGTGTTCGAGGCGTTCTATCGCCTGGAAGGCTCGCGCAACCGCAACTCCGGCGGGGTCGGCCTGGGCATGACGATTTCCAGGGATGCGGCGGAGCGCCTGGGCGGGCGCCTGAGCCTGGAGGAAACTCCAGGGGGCGGGTTAACCGCAGTGATGTGGCTACCACGGACCTAG
- a CDS encoding response regulator, with translation MHTSPVSTNDEHKGAVTADDKRWNTRALIVDDDVPIRELLIDYLARFNILATGVTDGAAMRVAMQAETFDVVVLDLMLPGEDGLSLCRWLRAESDIPILMLTARCEPTDRIIGLELGADDYMSKPFEPRELVARIQTILRRVRDDRTEQRANIRFDNWRLNSVLRQLVADDGLVVPLSNAEFRLLWVFIERPRRVLSREQLLDAARGRSIEAFDRSIDLLVSRLRQKLGDDPKAPQLIKTVRGEGYLFDARDIG, from the coding sequence ATGCATACCTCTCCCGTCTCTACGAATGACGAGCACAAAGGCGCGGTGACCGCCGATGACAAGCGCTGGAACACCCGTGCGCTGATTGTCGACGACGATGTGCCGATCCGCGAACTGCTGATCGACTACCTGGCACGCTTCAATATCCTCGCCACCGGCGTGACCGACGGCGCGGCCATGCGCGTGGCGATGCAGGCCGAAACCTTTGATGTGGTGGTGCTCGACCTGATGCTGCCGGGCGAAGACGGCCTGTCGTTGTGCCGTTGGCTGCGTGCGGAATCGGACATCCCGATCCTGATGCTCACCGCCCGCTGCGAACCCACCGACCGCATCATCGGCCTGGAACTGGGCGCCGACGACTACATGTCCAAGCCGTTCGAACCGCGCGAACTGGTCGCGCGCATCCAGACCATCCTGCGTCGGGTGCGCGATGACCGCACCGAACAACGCGCCAACATCCGCTTCGACAACTGGCGCCTGAACAGCGTGCTGCGCCAACTGGTGGCCGACGATGGCCTGGTGGTGCCGCTGTCCAACGCCGAATTCCGCCTGTTGTGGGTATTTATCGAACGCCCGCGCCGGGTGTTGAGCCGCGAGCAACTGCTGGACGCTGCCCGTGGCCGCTCCATCGAAGCCTTCGACCGCAGCATCGACTTGCTGGTCTCGCGCCTGCGCCAGAAACTGGGCGATGACCCAAAAGCACCGCAGTTGATCAAGACCGTGCGCGGCGAGGGTTACCTGTTCGACGCGCGGGACATCGGTTGA
- the pyrF gene encoding orotidine-5'-phosphate decarboxylase, whose translation MSVCQTPIIVALDYPTRDAALKLADQLDPKLCRVKVGKELFTSCAAEIVGTLRDKGFEVFLDLKFHDIPNTTAMAVKAAAEMGVWMVNVHCSGGLRMMTACREVLEQRSGPKPLLIGVTVLTSMEREDLAGIGLDIEPQEQVLRLAALAQKAGLDGLVCSALEAQALKTAHPSLQLVTPGIRPAGSAQDDQRRILTPRQALDAGSDYLVIGRPISQAADPAKALAAVVAEIA comes from the coding sequence ATGTCCGTCTGCCAGACTCCTATCATCGTCGCCCTGGATTACCCCACTCGTGACGCCGCACTGAAGCTGGCTGACCAGTTGGACCCGAAGCTTTGCCGGGTCAAGGTCGGCAAGGAACTGTTCACCAGCTGCGCCGCAGAAATTGTCGGCACTCTGCGTGACAAAGGCTTCGAAGTGTTCCTCGACCTGAAATTCCACGACATCCCCAACACCACCGCCATGGCCGTGAAAGCCGCGGCCGAGATGGGCGTGTGGATGGTCAATGTGCACTGTTCCGGCGGCCTGCGCATGATGACCGCGTGCCGCGAAGTGCTGGAGCAGCGCAGCGGCCCCAAACCGTTGTTGATCGGTGTGACCGTGCTGACCAGCATGGAACGCGAAGACCTGGCCGGCATCGGCCTGGACATCGAGCCCCAGGAGCAGGTCCTGCGCCTCGCAGCCCTGGCACAGAAAGCCGGCCTTGATGGTTTGGTGTGCTCGGCGCTGGAAGCCCAGGCACTGAAGACCGCACACCCGTCGTTGCAACTGGTGACCCCGGGGATTCGTCCGGCGGGCAGCGCCCAGGACGACCAGCGTCGCATCCTGACTCCGCGCCAGGCGTTGGATGCCGGTTCCGACTATCTGGTGATCGGCCGTCCGATCAGCCAGGCGGCCGATCCGGCCAAGGCGTTGGCGGCAGTCGTCGCTGAGATCGCCTGA